From Microbacterium invictum, the proteins below share one genomic window:
- a CDS encoding ATP-binding cassette domain-containing protein: MLAVHDLEIRVGARTLMSDVSFRVSAGDKIGLVGRNGAGKTTLTKVLAGDLLPADGRVDRSGELGYLPQDPRSGDPEMLARTRILDARGLGTLALGMHEASQLMADDDAVVAAKAMKRYGNLTERFEALGGYAAEAEAASIAHNLSLPDRILDQPLRSLSGGQRRRIELARILFSDAGTMILDEPTNHLDADSVVWLREFLKGYKGGLIVISHDIEIVGETVNRVFYLDAMRQVIDVYNMNWKNYLRQRVADEERRKKERANVEKKATALQLQAARFGAKASKAAAAHQMVARAEKMLSGLDEVRQQDRVAKLRFPKPAPCGKTPLMAKNLSKSYGSLEIFTDVDLAIDRGSKVVVLGLNGAGKTTLLRILAGVDRADTGIIEPGHGLKIGYYAQEHENLDVSRSVLENMMSAAPDITATEARKVLGSFLFTGDDVLKPAGVLSGGEKTRLSLATLVVSSANMLLLDEPTNNLDPASREEILDALAHYEGAVVLVSHDEGAVQSLNPERVLILPDGVEDIWGRDYVDLITLA, encoded by the coding sequence GTGCTCGCCGTGCACGACCTAGAGATCCGCGTGGGCGCCCGCACGCTCATGTCGGACGTGTCGTTCCGCGTCTCGGCCGGCGACAAGATCGGCCTGGTCGGTCGCAACGGCGCCGGAAAGACGACGCTGACCAAGGTGCTCGCCGGCGACCTGCTGCCCGCCGACGGCCGCGTCGATCGGTCCGGCGAGCTCGGCTACCTGCCGCAGGACCCGCGTTCGGGCGACCCTGAGATGCTCGCGCGGACCCGCATCCTCGACGCTCGGGGCCTGGGCACCCTCGCCCTCGGCATGCACGAGGCGTCGCAGCTTATGGCCGATGACGACGCCGTCGTCGCTGCGAAGGCGATGAAGCGCTACGGCAACCTGACCGAGCGGTTCGAGGCACTCGGCGGCTATGCGGCCGAAGCCGAAGCGGCATCGATCGCCCACAACCTCTCGTTGCCGGACCGCATTCTCGACCAGCCGCTGAGGAGCCTCTCCGGTGGTCAGCGGCGCCGCATCGAACTGGCCCGCATCCTCTTCTCGGACGCAGGGACGATGATCCTCGACGAGCCCACCAACCACCTCGATGCCGACAGCGTCGTGTGGCTGCGCGAGTTCCTCAAGGGATACAAGGGCGGCCTCATCGTCATCAGCCACGACATCGAGATCGTCGGCGAGACCGTGAATCGCGTCTTCTATCTCGACGCGATGCGCCAGGTCATCGATGTCTACAACATGAACTGGAAGAACTACCTGCGTCAGCGGGTGGCCGACGAGGAGCGCCGCAAGAAGGAGCGCGCCAACGTCGAGAAGAAGGCCACCGCACTGCAGCTGCAGGCTGCCCGCTTCGGGGCCAAGGCGTCCAAGGCCGCGGCGGCCCACCAGATGGTCGCGCGCGCCGAGAAGATGCTGTCCGGGCTCGACGAGGTGCGGCAACAGGACCGCGTCGCCAAGCTGCGGTTCCCCAAGCCCGCACCCTGCGGCAAGACGCCCCTCATGGCCAAGAACCTGTCGAAGTCGTACGGCTCGCTCGAGATCTTCACCGACGTCGACCTCGCGATCGACCGCGGCTCCAAGGTCGTCGTACTGGGCCTCAACGGTGCCGGAAAGACGACGCTGCTGCGCATTCTCGCGGGTGTCGACAGAGCCGACACCGGGATCATCGAGCCCGGCCACGGCCTGAAGATCGGCTACTACGCGCAGGAGCACGAGAACCTCGACGTCAGCCGGTCGGTGCTCGAGAACATGATGTCCGCCGCGCCCGACATCACCGCGACCGAAGCGCGCAAGGTGCTCGGATCGTTCCTGTTCACCGGCGACGACGTGCTCAAGCCCGCCGGCGTCCTCTCCGGCGGCGAGAAGACCCGGCTGTCACTGGCGACGCTCGTCGTCTCGTCGGCGAACATGCTGCTGCTCGACGAGCCCACCAACAACCTCGACCCGGCCTCGCGCGAGGAGATCCTCGACGCGCTCGCGCACTACGAGGGCGCGGTCGTCCTCGTCTCGCACGACGAAGGCGCCGTGCAGTCGCTCAACCCCGAGCGCGTGCTCATCCTGCCCGACGGCGTCGAAGACATCTGGGGTCGCGACTACGTCGACCTGATCACCCTGGCGTGA
- a CDS encoding VTT domain-containing protein yields the protein MDVINELIVQAAASPWLYLVMFATAVIDGFFPPIPSETVLVAASAVAVSSGGTNLMLLAGVAAAGALIGDNIAYAIGRGVGTTRFRWMRRPRVAAVFDRAERTLRHRGAALILGARYIPVGRVAVNMSAGALAYPWRRFLPLSALAAVMWAVYSAAVGIFAGQWLHDQPLLSVLLGVGLALAVGIVIDRVGARPRQQAEPTTSNTSVGEPLRAPVAG from the coding sequence GTGGACGTCATCAACGAGCTCATTGTGCAGGCCGCAGCCTCGCCCTGGCTGTATCTCGTGATGTTCGCGACGGCCGTGATCGACGGGTTCTTCCCGCCGATCCCCAGCGAGACGGTGCTGGTGGCGGCGTCCGCCGTGGCCGTCTCGTCGGGCGGCACGAATCTCATGCTGCTGGCCGGCGTCGCCGCCGCCGGTGCACTGATCGGCGACAACATCGCCTACGCGATCGGACGCGGCGTCGGAACGACGCGGTTCCGGTGGATGCGCCGGCCCCGGGTGGCCGCGGTCTTCGACCGTGCCGAGCGGACGCTGCGGCACCGCGGGGCTGCGCTGATCCTCGGCGCGCGCTACATCCCGGTCGGGCGCGTCGCCGTGAACATGTCGGCGGGCGCCCTCGCCTATCCGTGGCGCCGCTTCCTCCCCCTCAGCGCGCTCGCCGCGGTCATGTGGGCCGTGTACAGCGCGGCCGTCGGCATCTTCGCCGGGCAGTGGCTGCACGATCAGCCTCTCCTCAGCGTGCTGCTGGGAGTCGGCCTCGCGCTGGCAGTGGGCATCGTCATCGACCGCGTCGGCGCCCGTCCCCGGCAGCAGGCCGAACCCACGACCTCGAACACCTCGGTGGGCGAACCCCTCCGGGCGCCGGTGGCAGGATGA
- a CDS encoding sensor histidine kinase, translating to MARTKRRPGARTIAQVTVLPAVLVQYSVLVPIHAAAYGVPVALSFLLGAAVCGAPLLAITRPWWAIAVFAAGALTLPLLVSPGRDPSLPWPWSVPTMIAFAILVAVVTLLHGWRPGLAAYLVNVGVSLIVLLLHPTAVTPNAATADVIVATSVAGLVYLVAVLLAGRLRIGQELSRERELSAAEQSRRVQVEERARIARELHDVVAHSLSVIQVQASTARYRLPGLPDEAVRELDDIAANARASLTEMRRLLGVLRTEDQAAELAPQQGIDDIAALVDSVRRAGVQVGLGITAADVSEIPASVQIATFRIVQEALSNAVRHAPGAAIAVSVSADDTAVRLRIHNDVGDAASGQGTGHGLRGMRERATLLGGTLDAGPGSDGGWTVSAVLPWPRQENP from the coding sequence ATGGCACGGACGAAGCGACGCCCCGGCGCCCGCACCATCGCGCAGGTGACGGTGCTGCCGGCCGTCCTCGTGCAGTACAGCGTCCTCGTGCCGATCCACGCCGCGGCGTACGGGGTGCCGGTCGCCCTGTCGTTCCTGCTCGGCGCGGCCGTCTGCGGGGCGCCGCTGCTGGCGATCACCCGGCCATGGTGGGCGATCGCCGTCTTCGCCGCGGGTGCCCTCACGCTGCCGCTGCTCGTCTCGCCCGGGCGCGACCCGTCGCTGCCGTGGCCGTGGTCAGTGCCCACGATGATCGCCTTCGCGATCCTGGTGGCCGTCGTCACCCTGCTCCACGGCTGGCGCCCGGGGCTGGCCGCGTATCTGGTGAACGTCGGCGTCTCGCTCATCGTGCTGCTGCTGCACCCGACCGCCGTCACCCCGAACGCGGCCACGGCCGACGTGATCGTCGCCACCTCCGTCGCCGGGCTCGTCTACCTCGTCGCCGTGCTCCTCGCCGGCCGGCTGCGCATCGGTCAGGAACTCAGCCGCGAACGCGAACTGTCGGCCGCCGAGCAGTCCCGTCGCGTGCAGGTCGAAGAGCGCGCCCGCATCGCACGCGAACTGCATGACGTCGTGGCCCACAGCCTGTCGGTCATCCAGGTGCAGGCCTCCACGGCCCGCTACCGGCTGCCCGGCCTCCCCGACGAGGCCGTCCGCGAACTCGACGACATCGCCGCGAACGCGCGCGCGTCGCTGACGGAGATGCGGCGTCTGCTGGGGGTCCTGCGCACCGAGGATCAGGCCGCCGAGCTCGCCCCGCAGCAGGGCATCGACGACATCGCCGCGCTGGTCGACAGCGTCCGGCGCGCGGGGGTCCAGGTCGGTCTGGGCATCACCGCCGCAGACGTGTCGGAGATTCCCGCGAGCGTCCAGATCGCGACGTTCCGCATCGTGCAAGAAGCCCTGAGCAATGCGGTCCGTCACGCGCCCGGCGCCGCCATCGCCGTCTCGGTGAGCGCCGACGACACCGCCGTGCGGCTGCGGATCCACAACGACGTCGGCGACGCGGCATCCGGTCAGGGCACCGGTCACGGACTGCGTGGGATGCGGGAGCGCGCGACACTGCTCGGCGGTACGCTGGACGCCGGCCCAGGCTCGGACGGCGGCTGGACGGTGAGTGCCGTGCTCCCCTGGCCCCGACAGGAGAATCCGTGA
- a CDS encoding response regulator, which yields MTIEVLIADDQAMVRAGFAALLDAHDGIRVTGQAADGSEAVTLSARLDPDVILMDVRMPHLDGIEATRRIVGPTYPAAKIPRILMLTTFDIDDYVYDALEAGASGFLLKDALPEELVHAVRVIAAGDALLAPSVTRRMISRFAAQKPRTSLAAGRLAELTEREREVLVLIGQGRSNSEIASALFIAEQTVKTHVGKVLAKVGARDRVQAVIFAYDAGLVEPA from the coding sequence GTGACCATCGAGGTCCTCATCGCCGACGATCAGGCGATGGTGCGCGCCGGGTTCGCCGCGCTCCTCGACGCCCATGACGGCATCCGGGTGACCGGGCAGGCCGCCGACGGGTCGGAGGCGGTGACGCTCTCGGCACGGCTCGACCCCGATGTCATCCTGATGGATGTGCGGATGCCGCACCTCGACGGCATCGAGGCGACACGGCGCATCGTCGGGCCGACGTACCCGGCGGCGAAGATCCCGCGGATCCTGATGCTCACCACCTTCGACATCGATGACTACGTCTACGACGCGCTCGAAGCGGGCGCGAGCGGCTTCCTGCTGAAGGACGCTCTGCCCGAGGAGCTCGTGCACGCCGTCCGCGTCATCGCCGCCGGTGATGCCCTGCTCGCGCCCAGCGTCACGCGCCGCATGATCTCGCGGTTCGCCGCGCAGAAGCCCCGCACGTCCCTCGCCGCCGGCCGGCTCGCCGAGCTGACCGAGCGCGAGCGCGAGGTGCTCGTGCTCATCGGGCAGGGACGCTCGAACAGCGAGATCGCCTCGGCGCTGTTCATCGCGGAGCAGACCGTGAAGACCCACGTCGGCAAGGTGCTCGCCAAGGTCGGCGCGCGCGACCGGGTCCAGGCCGTGATCTTCGCCTACGACGCCGGCCTGGTCGAGCCGGCCTGA
- a CDS encoding acyltransferase family protein codes for MSTVQADTRTTPHIRRGATRDTGIDFVRALCVTAVVVLHAMMVGVTVTGSGPVFENAADGSTWIAPLSWILQVMPLFFVIGGFSGLLAYRRQRTAGGTAASFVAARLHRLLRPALVTVGVVGVVLVALAVAGVPADLIAVAGHRYGQPLWFLGVFLLCQALLPALAAAHERAPVRTIAILVVATVAVDAVRAATGLDAVGFVNLAFAWLALQQLGFFLADGSLDRIPAGVRVVAGVTAVAALVTSWVSGIYSPDLIAHINPPTAALLLVGVAHTSALTLLRGRLRRLSRRPRAAAFTDFVTARTMTVYLWHMPVLLAMAGLCAVFALSTGAALPTPSSLGWWLTRPLWLAVALASTAVVAVALARFEAGRLPATTESAWRTGGEVLTGLIAIVMLLVLGTSPSTAAIAVLLMGAALGGVGVLQARATGWRSTVRSFSGAVRRASLR; via the coding sequence ATGTCGACGGTCCAGGCGGACACGCGCACCACGCCCCACATCCGGCGCGGCGCCACGCGCGACACCGGCATCGACTTCGTGCGCGCGCTGTGCGTCACGGCGGTGGTGGTCCTGCACGCGATGATGGTCGGCGTCACCGTCACAGGCTCCGGCCCCGTGTTCGAGAACGCCGCCGACGGCTCGACCTGGATCGCACCGCTGAGCTGGATCCTGCAGGTGATGCCACTGTTCTTCGTGATCGGCGGCTTCTCCGGACTGCTCGCCTACCGCCGGCAGCGCACGGCAGGCGGCACCGCCGCGAGCTTCGTCGCGGCACGGCTGCACCGGCTGCTGCGCCCCGCACTGGTCACGGTCGGGGTCGTCGGCGTGGTGCTCGTCGCACTCGCCGTCGCGGGCGTGCCGGCCGACCTGATCGCCGTCGCCGGGCACCGGTACGGCCAGCCGCTGTGGTTCCTGGGGGTGTTCCTGCTGTGCCAGGCTCTGCTGCCCGCGCTCGCCGCCGCGCACGAGCGTGCACCGGTGCGCACGATCGCGATCCTCGTGGTCGCCACCGTCGCCGTCGATGCCGTCCGCGCCGCGACGGGCCTCGACGCGGTCGGGTTCGTGAATCTGGCGTTCGCCTGGCTGGCGCTGCAGCAGCTCGGGTTCTTCCTCGCCGACGGCAGCCTCGACCGCATCCCGGCCGGGGTTCGCGTCGTCGCCGGCGTGACCGCCGTCGCCGCGTTGGTCACGAGCTGGGTCTCGGGGATCTACTCCCCCGATCTGATCGCGCACATCAACCCGCCCACGGCGGCGCTGCTGCTGGTCGGCGTCGCGCACACGAGCGCCCTCACGCTCCTGCGTGGGCGACTGCGGCGCCTCAGCCGCCGACCGCGTGCGGCGGCGTTCACCGACTTCGTCACCGCCCGCACGATGACCGTCTACCTGTGGCACATGCCGGTGCTGCTGGCGATGGCGGGCCTGTGCGCCGTGTTCGCGCTGTCCACCGGGGCCGCCCTGCCCACGCCCAGCAGCCTCGGCTGGTGGCTGACCCGGCCGCTGTGGCTGGCCGTCGCCCTCGCCTCGACCGCCGTGGTCGCCGTTGCGCTGGCCCGCTTCGAGGCGGGGCGGCTGCCCGCGACGACCGAGTCCGCCTGGCGCACCGGCGGCGAGGTGCTCACCGGACTGATCGCGATCGTGATGCTGCTGGTGCTCGGCACATCGCCGTCGACCGCGGCCATCGCGGTGCTGCTGATGGGCGCCGCCCTCGGCGGCGTCGGGGTCCTTCAGGCGCGTGCGACCGGCTGGCGCAGCACGGTGCGCAGTTTCTCCGGAGCCGTGCGGCGGGCGTCGCTCAGGTAG
- a CDS encoding GyrI-like domain-containing protein, translating to MKVDLKAEIPTYSARRGRFDTVTVPPLRYLMIDGAGDPNTAPAYQESLQTLYPVAYALKFFSKRELDRDYTVMPLEGLWWADDPMAFTTQRDKSRWSWTLLNLVPEWLPDEQVDAACAKAAAGGAPAVHRLRCEVLDEGLCVQTLHIGSYDDEEPVLAEMHERVIPGRGLRMTGIHHEIYLSDARRTAPEKLRTVLRQPVARA from the coding sequence ATGAAGGTCGACCTCAAGGCGGAGATTCCCACCTACTCGGCCCGCCGCGGCCGCTTCGACACCGTGACCGTCCCGCCGCTGCGGTACCTGATGATCGACGGCGCGGGCGATCCCAACACCGCGCCCGCGTATCAGGAGTCGCTGCAGACGCTGTACCCGGTGGCGTACGCCCTCAAGTTCTTCAGCAAGCGTGAACTCGACCGCGACTACACCGTCATGCCGCTCGAGGGCCTCTGGTGGGCCGATGACCCGATGGCGTTCACGACGCAGCGTGACAAGAGCCGCTGGAGCTGGACGCTGCTCAACCTCGTCCCGGAGTGGCTTCCCGATGAACAGGTGGATGCCGCGTGTGCGAAGGCCGCGGCGGGGGGCGCACCCGCGGTCCACCGCCTCCGGTGCGAGGTCCTCGACGAGGGTCTGTGCGTGCAGACACTGCACATCGGCTCCTACGACGACGAAGAGCCGGTCCTGGCAGAGATGCACGAGCGGGTGATCCCGGGGCGGGGGCTGCGGATGACCGGCATCCACCACGAGATCTACCTGAGCGACGCCCGCCGCACGGCTCCGGAGAAACTGCGCACCGTGCTGCGCCAGCCGGTCGCACGCGCCTGA
- a CDS encoding biotin transporter BioY: protein MSLTAATRRPVLADLIARPSDRARAFAVDASLVLAGVALVALLAKVSFWIGPVPITGQTLGVIVVGAALGARRGAAALTTYMLVGLAGLPVFAGPIAGPAYVLSPSFGFVLGFIPAAFAAGWFAERAWDRKPWLAFIGFVAASIIPFLIGVPYMALILSTVLGAEITFLSVMEAGVFPFIAGGIIKAAVAALVIPLAWAGVRSVERAANRRQ from the coding sequence ATGTCCCTCACCGCCGCGACCCGCCGTCCGGTCCTCGCCGACCTGATCGCCCGACCGTCCGACCGCGCTCGCGCGTTTGCCGTCGACGCCAGCCTCGTTCTCGCCGGGGTGGCTCTGGTGGCCCTGCTGGCGAAGGTCTCGTTCTGGATCGGCCCGGTGCCGATCACCGGGCAGACGCTCGGCGTCATCGTCGTCGGCGCCGCGCTCGGTGCACGCCGCGGTGCGGCAGCGCTGACGACCTACATGCTGGTCGGACTCGCCGGGCTGCCTGTGTTCGCCGGCCCGATCGCCGGCCCCGCCTACGTGCTCTCCCCCTCGTTCGGGTTCGTCCTCGGCTTCATCCCCGCGGCCTTCGCCGCCGGGTGGTTCGCGGAACGGGCGTGGGACCGCAAGCCGTGGCTGGCCTTCATCGGCTTCGTCGCAGCGAGCATCATCCCGTTCCTGATCGGCGTCCCGTACATGGCGCTCATCCTCAGCACCGTCCTGGGTGCCGAGATCACCTTCCTGTCGGTCATGGAGGCCGGCGTGTTCCCGTTCATCGCAGGCGGCATCATCAAGGCGGCGGTCGCCGCCCTGGTCATTCCGCTGGCATGGGCGGGCGTCCGTTCTGTGGAACGGGCCGCGAACCGCCGGCAGTGA